A genomic region of Kribbella sp. NBC_00382 contains the following coding sequences:
- a CDS encoding mycothione reductase, with product MTHYDLVVVGTGSGNTIVTKQFADQKVAIVERGIFGGTCLNVGCIPTKMFVHTADLAAVPSHSSRLGVDEQLTGVRWPDIRDRIFGRIDPISAGGAEYREHHPNNVNVTLYHGTGRFTAERELTVTANEGGETVVLTADKFVLAAGSRPIVPFIPGLEETGFHTSDTIMRLPELPRRLGIIGSGFVAAEFAHVFSSLGVEVTLIARSDRMLRHEDSEIARRYTEIAAEKYTVKLLHETVHVWRRNDAIILKTLSPTGADEIAVDEVLVAVGRTPNSDLLDVGVAGVEVESDGRVVVDEFQQTAVEGIYALGDVCSPYQLKHVANHEARVVQHNLLHPDDRIRSDHRFVPHAVFGSPQVASVGLTEEEALEQGVAYVVGREAYADIAYGWAMEDTTGFAKILADPDTGQILGAHVIGPQASTVIQPVIQAMSFGLDAHTMARGQYWIHPAMPELIENALLNLKLKN from the coding sequence GTGACTCATTACGACTTGGTGGTTGTTGGCACCGGCTCCGGGAACACGATCGTGACCAAGCAGTTCGCGGACCAGAAGGTGGCGATCGTCGAGCGCGGCATCTTCGGCGGGACCTGCCTGAACGTCGGCTGCATCCCGACCAAGATGTTCGTCCACACGGCGGATCTGGCGGCGGTACCGTCGCACAGCTCGCGGCTGGGCGTGGACGAGCAGCTGACCGGGGTGCGCTGGCCCGACATCCGGGACCGGATCTTCGGCCGGATCGACCCGATCTCCGCGGGCGGAGCGGAGTACCGGGAACACCACCCGAACAACGTCAACGTGACGCTGTACCACGGCACCGGGCGGTTCACTGCCGAGCGCGAGCTGACCGTGACGGCGAACGAGGGTGGTGAGACGGTCGTACTGACCGCTGACAAGTTCGTACTCGCCGCGGGGAGCCGGCCGATCGTGCCGTTCATCCCGGGGCTGGAGGAGACCGGGTTCCACACCTCCGACACGATCATGCGGCTGCCGGAGTTGCCGCGGCGGCTGGGCATCATCGGGAGTGGGTTCGTTGCCGCTGAGTTCGCGCATGTGTTCTCGTCGCTCGGGGTCGAGGTGACGCTGATCGCGCGCTCCGACCGGATGCTGCGGCACGAGGACAGCGAGATCGCCCGACGGTACACGGAGATCGCTGCGGAGAAGTACACGGTGAAGTTGCTGCACGAGACGGTTCACGTCTGGCGGCGCAACGACGCGATCATCCTCAAGACCCTCAGCCCGACTGGTGCCGATGAGATCGCGGTCGACGAGGTGCTGGTCGCGGTCGGCCGTACGCCGAACTCGGACCTGCTCGACGTCGGGGTCGCCGGGGTCGAGGTCGAGTCCGACGGCCGGGTGGTGGTGGATGAGTTCCAGCAGACGGCTGTCGAGGGGATCTATGCGCTGGGCGACGTCTGTTCGCCGTACCAGCTGAAGCACGTCGCCAACCACGAGGCGCGAGTCGTGCAGCACAACCTCCTGCACCCCGACGACCGGATCAGGTCGGACCACCGGTTCGTACCGCACGCCGTGTTCGGCTCACCCCAGGTCGCGTCGGTCGGCCTGACCGAGGAGGAGGCGCTCGAGCAGGGCGTCGCCTATGTGGTCGGCCGCGAGGCGTACGCCGATATCGCGTACGGCTGGGCCATGGAAGACACCACCGGCTTCGCCAAAATCCTCGCCGACCCCGACACCGGCCAAATCCTCGGCGCCCACGTCATCGGCCCCCAGGCATCCACAGTCATCCAGCCCGTCATCCAGGCGATGAGCTTCGGCCTGGACGCCCACACCATGGCCCGAGGCCAGTACTGGATCCACCCCGCCATGCCCGAACTAATCGAAAACGCCCTCCTCAACCTAAAACTCAAGAACTAA
- a CDS encoding MFS transporter → MSPTFRAFKVRNFRLYASGAIISNIGTWMQRVAQDWLVLELTHSGTALGIVTGLQFLPALLISPYAGLIADRFPKRRVLTITQIAMGAVALVLGAMTVTGVVEAWHVYALAFLFGIGTAFDAPTRQAFVVEMVGKDELSNAVGLNSASFNAARLIGPGLAGLLIHWIGTGPVIIINGFSYAAVILSLHLMRSKELHTPKVAAREKGMIRDGMRYLWRRPDLMMVLVAVFFAGTFGLNFQMTSALMATQAFHKGAGEYGILGSILAIGSLAGALLAARRVRTRGRLVIGAALAFGLMVVVSGLMPTYLSFAVVLPLVGFTALTMLTAANATMQLGIEPTMRGRVMALYMTVLMGGTPIGSPFIGWVGQEFGARWSLIVGGAITVLGTTASVLYFSRRRGLAIRPHLLPRPRLDILSPTTDLLGEKSTLTETPSSPEPAVKPQVA, encoded by the coding sequence ATGAGCCCGACCTTCCGCGCGTTCAAGGTCCGCAACTTCCGGCTCTACGCCAGCGGCGCGATCATCTCCAACATCGGCACCTGGATGCAGCGCGTCGCCCAGGACTGGCTGGTCCTGGAGCTGACCCACTCCGGTACCGCCCTCGGCATCGTCACCGGCCTGCAGTTCCTCCCGGCCCTGCTGATCTCCCCGTACGCCGGTCTGATCGCCGACCGGTTCCCCAAGCGCCGCGTACTGACCATCACCCAGATCGCGATGGGCGCCGTCGCGCTGGTCCTCGGCGCCATGACGGTGACCGGCGTGGTCGAGGCGTGGCACGTCTACGCGCTCGCCTTCCTGTTCGGGATCGGGACCGCGTTCGACGCGCCGACCCGGCAGGCGTTCGTGGTGGAGATGGTCGGCAAGGACGAACTGTCCAACGCCGTCGGCCTCAACTCGGCCTCCTTCAACGCAGCCAGGCTGATCGGCCCCGGGCTGGCCGGTTTGCTGATCCACTGGATCGGTACCGGGCCGGTGATCATCATCAACGGCTTCAGCTACGCCGCGGTGATCCTGTCGCTGCACCTGATGCGCTCGAAGGAGCTGCACACCCCGAAGGTCGCGGCCCGCGAGAAGGGCATGATCCGGGACGGGATGCGCTACCTGTGGCGCCGGCCCGACCTGATGATGGTGCTCGTCGCGGTGTTCTTCGCCGGTACCTTCGGGCTGAACTTCCAGATGACGTCCGCGCTGATGGCCACCCAGGCCTTCCACAAGGGCGCGGGGGAGTACGGCATCCTCGGCTCGATCCTGGCGATCGGCTCGCTGGCCGGCGCACTGCTGGCGGCTCGCCGGGTCCGCACCCGCGGCCGGTTGGTGATCGGTGCGGCGCTGGCCTTCGGTCTGATGGTTGTGGTCAGCGGACTGATGCCGACGTACCTGTCCTTCGCCGTGGTGCTGCCGCTGGTCGGCTTCACCGCCCTGACGATGCTCACCGCCGCCAACGCCACCATGCAGCTAGGCATCGAGCCCACCATGCGCGGCCGCGTCATGGCCCTCTACATGACCGTCCTGATGGGCGGCACCCCGATCGGCTCCCCGTTCATCGGCTGGGTCGGCCAGGAGTTCGGCGCCCGCTGGTCCCTCATCGTCGGTGGCGCCATCACAGTCCTCGGCACCACCGCCTCAGTCCTGTACTTCTCCCGCCGCCGAGGCCTCGCAATCCGCCCCCACCTCCTACCCCGCCCCCGCCTGGACATCCTCAGCCCGACCACAGACCTCCTCGGCGAGAAATCCACCCTGACGGAAACCCCGTCCTCGCCCGAGCCAGCAGTCAAACCCCAGGTCGCCTGA
- a CDS encoding VOC family protein produces the protein MEQKLSRQEASDAVSDAGWRFLLGALRTSVPVSSLAEAAKIASRAVEACGDDADQHLVADIRPNRVVLTLQSLDHAAVTTRDIDLAHRISVVVREAGSQTGPDIGGDAPRSVQILEIGIDALDIAAIRPFWKAVLGYAPEAGADGPEDPLVDPVGQGAAIWFQQMDHPRPQRNRVHLDISVPHDEALRRLDAALSAGGQLLSEVRAPAFWVLSDPEGNEACITTWQARDKPTP, from the coding sequence ATGGAGCAGAAGTTGAGCCGACAGGAAGCCTCAGATGCAGTCAGCGATGCGGGCTGGCGCTTCCTGCTAGGCGCGCTGCGAACGTCCGTCCCGGTCAGCTCACTGGCCGAAGCAGCCAAGATCGCATCGCGCGCGGTCGAGGCATGTGGCGACGACGCAGACCAGCACCTTGTCGCTGACATCCGGCCTAACCGGGTGGTGCTCACTCTCCAGTCCCTGGACCACGCCGCAGTCACCACGCGAGACATCGACCTCGCGCATCGGATCTCCGTCGTCGTACGCGAGGCCGGCTCACAAACCGGCCCTGACATCGGCGGGGATGCACCACGGTCGGTCCAAATCCTGGAGATCGGGATCGACGCCCTGGACATCGCGGCGATCCGCCCCTTCTGGAAGGCCGTGTTGGGTTACGCCCCTGAAGCAGGAGCCGACGGCCCCGAGGACCCGCTAGTCGACCCCGTAGGCCAAGGCGCCGCGATCTGGTTCCAGCAGATGGACCACCCCCGCCCCCAACGCAACCGCGTTCACCTAGACATCTCCGTCCCCCACGACGAAGCACTCCGCCGCCTCGACGCCGCCCTGTCCGCCGGCGGCCAACTCCTCTCCGAAGTCCGAGCCCCAGCCTTCTGGGTCCTCTCCGACCCCGAAGGCAACGAAGCCTGCATAACCACCTGGCAAGCCCGAGACAAGCCCACCCCTTGA
- a CDS encoding LLM class flavin-dependent oxidoreductase, whose translation MEIEGRNLPAPCVVVLVGPGAAGKSTWAAETFAADLVVSSDRLRALVGAGEDDLAASADAFALLEEVVRQRIGRRLTTVIDTLGLDRERRLNWLAMARAQGIPCVAVGFDTPAAECRRRNRERAKRIPADVLSGQLKTWAAVKKELPGEGYDDVLAPRAVRVVPEAFVGAAEALQRQRDTPAGLRFGLQLSSYTHKAGRKTTGQWIKDVGAAAEAAGFDGIYVMDHFRQIPQVGRAWEDFLESWTTLAFLAASTERVRLGTLVSGITYRNVAHLGKIVATLDVLSGGRAVCGLGLAWFEAEHKAYGWEFPSVGDRYALLEDALQLLPVLWGPGNKPWRGKVLDVPETACYPRPLQDPLPILVGGSGNRTLRLAARYADAVNVFGTADKVREKAAFLKANTEPGKEPPRLTQLSTTLIGKNPQHLTDLIDRLRPRNQDPAKYAASVNAGTVPDQIGRFRELAEAGAAEVMFSLPDLDDDLTPLATAGEVIAAFR comes from the coding sequence ATGGAGATCGAGGGGCGGAATCTGCCGGCGCCTTGTGTGGTGGTGCTGGTCGGACCGGGGGCGGCGGGGAAGTCGACTTGGGCTGCGGAGACGTTTGCGGCTGATTTGGTGGTCTCCAGCGATCGGTTGCGGGCGCTGGTCGGGGCGGGGGAAGACGATCTGGCGGCCAGTGCGGATGCGTTCGCGTTGCTGGAGGAGGTTGTCCGGCAGCGGATCGGGCGGCGGTTGACGACGGTGATCGACACGTTGGGGCTGGATCGGGAGCGGCGGCTCAACTGGCTCGCGATGGCTAGGGCACAAGGGATTCCTTGTGTGGCGGTTGGGTTCGATACGCCGGCGGCGGAGTGTCGGAGGCGGAATCGGGAACGGGCCAAGCGGATTCCGGCGGATGTGTTGAGTGGGCAGCTCAAGACTTGGGCGGCGGTCAAAAAGGAGTTGCCGGGCGAAGGGTATGACGACGTGCTCGCGCCTCGGGCGGTACGCGTAGTACCGGAGGCTTTTGTGGGTGCTGCCGAGGCTTTGCAGCGGCAGCGGGATACACCGGCTGGGTTGCGGTTCGGGTTGCAGCTGAGCAGCTATACGCATAAGGCGGGGCGGAAGACGACGGGTCAGTGGATCAAGGATGTCGGCGCAGCGGCTGAGGCGGCTGGGTTCGACGGGATCTACGTGATGGATCATTTCCGGCAGATTCCGCAGGTCGGGCGGGCGTGGGAGGACTTCCTCGAGAGCTGGACGACGTTGGCGTTTCTCGCGGCTAGTACGGAGCGGGTACGGCTGGGAACGCTCGTCAGTGGGATCACCTATCGCAACGTGGCTCATCTCGGGAAGATCGTCGCGACGCTCGACGTGCTGAGTGGTGGCCGGGCGGTGTGCGGGTTGGGGCTGGCGTGGTTCGAGGCTGAGCACAAGGCTTATGGGTGGGAGTTCCCGTCTGTCGGGGATCGGTATGCGCTGCTGGAGGACGCGTTGCAGCTGTTGCCCGTGTTGTGGGGACCAGGCAACAAACCGTGGCGGGGCAAGGTTCTCGACGTACCGGAGACTGCTTGTTATCCACGGCCCTTGCAGGATCCGCTGCCGATCCTGGTCGGCGGGAGCGGCAACCGCACTCTGCGCCTGGCCGCCCGGTACGCCGATGCCGTCAACGTCTTCGGCACTGCGGACAAGGTCCGGGAGAAGGCCGCGTTCCTCAAGGCGAACACCGAACCTGGCAAGGAACCCCCGCGCCTCACCCAGCTGTCGACCACCCTCATTGGCAAGAACCCGCAGCACCTCACCGACCTGATCGACCGACTCCGCCCGCGCAACCAGGATCCCGCCAAGTACGCCGCGAGCGTCAACGCCGGCACCGTCCCCGACCAGATCGGCCGCTTCCGCGAACTGGCTGAGGCGGGCGCGGCTGAGGTCATGTTCAGCCTCCCCGACCTCGACGACGACCTCACTCCACTCGCAACAGCCGGAGAGGTCATCGCCGCCTTCCGCTAG
- a CDS encoding MarR family winged helix-turn-helix transcriptional regulator — translation MPEIVAQQVKSDVGLASALRSSTLRLSRQIRRQRVEGHDLTANQLGVLGALGKHDAMTIGELAAHEQVKPPSMTRIVSNMEEAGLVVRRPHDTDKRQIVVELTQAAHDLLHANRRRRDEWLQTKLKKLTPEERDILRKAAPVLERLAAT, via the coding sequence ATGCCCGAAATCGTCGCCCAGCAGGTGAAGAGTGATGTTGGGCTGGCCAGCGCTCTGAGGTCGTCCACGTTGCGGTTGTCCCGGCAGATCCGGCGGCAGCGCGTCGAGGGGCACGACCTGACCGCGAACCAGCTCGGCGTGCTCGGTGCGCTCGGCAAACACGACGCGATGACGATCGGCGAGCTGGCCGCGCACGAGCAGGTCAAGCCGCCGTCGATGACGCGGATCGTGTCGAACATGGAGGAGGCGGGCCTGGTGGTCCGCCGGCCGCATGACACCGACAAGCGCCAGATCGTGGTCGAGCTGACCCAGGCCGCGCACGACCTGCTGCACGCCAACCGGCGCCGGCGCGACGAGTGGCTGCAGACGAAACTGAAGAAACTTACTCCTGAGGAGCGCGACATCCTGCGCAAGGCAGCACCTGTTCTCGAACGCCTGGCGGCCACATGA